A single Nitrosospira multiformis ATCC 25196 DNA region contains:
- a CDS encoding non-ribosomal peptide synthetase: MTPRSIFHRIYPQNLVTHLRNLALARPTDLALTVMGQEGEGAVEKAFDYRTLDQHVRALAAILQDRFSAGERALLLMENDEHYVIGFFACLYAGLIAVPVFPPEMVRERHLARLLAIAADAEARCILTTSEIMPLIARAAVEQFSYAIVLTVDTVKCDNASAWRECSPAEGDIAFLQYTSGSTSTPKGVMVSHGSLMTNTRVFEEGMSINANDIFVSWLPLYHDMGLIGGLLQPIHRGIPVVLMTPRFFIERPVRWLKAISHYRATVSGAPNFAFQLCADRVSDAQLQELDLSSWRVAFSGAEPVRRETMKAFIERFAPAGFPPGTIYPCYGLAEATLFVTGGTRGDGMEAHCFSTQLLAQGKVEVAEQGTSLVACGVPASGHTVRVVDPETGVQLPDGTIGEIWTDGASLACGYWRKPEETAETFVSREGGRWLRTGDLGFIHDGQLYIAGRRKDLIIIRGQNVYPQDLEQVIEDEVEAARKGRVAAFSVETENGEGIGMAVEISRGMQKLIAVETLVQALSEAVSGSCHEPLSVVVLLNPGGLPKTSSGKLQRAACRQGWRERTLDAYAVYEFGNFVLGGSVRPVLTLTDDVEISLAGLWETVLNRRGLGREDHFFASGGSSLSAVQAVARIAEHWQIDFTLRSLFENPKLRECAEEIKRVLSVGTPRRTASIRILSTARRIGAADAAPLSFGQQRLWFLWQLDRTSTAYHIKQALRLSGSLDAQALQASLDGLAARHESLRTVFRTGAEGSAEQVIQPAVRLHIPHIHLDDTPAFVREAYAKEEADRIISDPFDLTQGPLLRVVLIRLTQDEHILVMAMHHIISDGASMQVLLDELAIGYMAHAQGQLPQFDPLPIRYADYAEWQRNWLEAGEKDRQLAYWRDCLGTEHPVLELPADHPRRPVANYQAAHHSFDLPPDVLSRLRSLAQRPDNRSATLFMALMAGFQALLYRLTGQKDIRVGVPVANRNRTETRGIVGFFVNTQVLRGKIDSRMALSTLLAQVREAAIDAQAHQDLPFEQLVEALQPERSLSRTPLFQVTLNHLVSDRRKLDQIKELKIVDYPLGEQAAQFELTLETIESPDGNVRASFIYASELFDIRTIERLGRQYVALLRALAGQPEITIGDVPLLSESDMAQLGAWGAWGANAGAHLSGSAVFDRSAHPAAHEAARHAAHEPVHRRIERQAEERPNVCALIFNDTEITYQELNCRSNRLAHHLIALGVKAEVKVGITVERSIEMIVGLLGILKAGGAYVPLDPDYPRERLDYLVEDSGIRLLLTQSPLRNRIPDSEKLSVLELDSVDVKGVAETNPEIALHPDNLAYVIYTSGSTGRPKGVGVSHGPLAMHLAAIREIYDVRPGDRELMFFSMNFDAAAEQWITPLCEGGTLVLSSTRDLAGDGFVDQIGKHSITTLHLPPAYLRMLLPLMQDGAPSVRTCIAGGEAWFAADLAATQAALPQARLVNAYGPTETVITPAAWVAHASETAEVRILHEFAPIGRAVGDRKLYVLDEDLNIMPPGCAGELYIGGTGLARGYLDRPGLTADRFVADPFAPDGSRLYRTGDRVRWRNEDNGGQLEYLGRLDHQVKLRGFRVELGEIEGQLLAQPGVREAAVVAKESRNGTRLIAYVAAHHGVTLNASMLKTALAAVLPDYMLPGSFVLLDSLPLNPNGKVDRQALPLPLAEQIDEAAYQTPVNAVETMISEIWAEVLELPRVGLHNNFFDLGGHSLLLIKVQCKLEERLKTRIAIIDLFRYTTVASLAKFLGQEDRQADKGRLPLQRHQERAQRQRATFIQRRQRAGRTH; the protein is encoded by the coding sequence ATGACGCCAAGGTCAATTTTTCACCGCATTTACCCCCAAAACCTGGTGACGCATCTCCGTAATCTCGCGTTGGCACGTCCCACAGACCTCGCCTTGACGGTAATGGGCCAGGAAGGCGAGGGAGCCGTGGAAAAAGCATTCGACTATAGAACATTGGATCAACATGTTCGTGCACTCGCAGCCATTTTGCAGGACCGTTTTTCGGCAGGCGAACGCGCCCTGTTGCTCATGGAAAATGATGAGCATTACGTAATCGGCTTCTTCGCCTGTCTTTATGCAGGCCTCATCGCTGTGCCCGTTTTTCCGCCGGAGATGGTGCGAGAACGGCATCTGGCACGCCTGCTCGCCATTGCAGCCGATGCTGAGGCACGCTGCATATTGACCACGAGCGAAATTATGCCCTTGATTGCTCGTGCCGCGGTGGAACAGTTTTCTTATGCGATCGTGCTGACTGTGGACACGGTGAAATGCGATAACGCCTCCGCATGGCGTGAATGTTCTCCCGCAGAGGGAGATATCGCGTTTTTGCAATATACCTCGGGGTCTACATCTACGCCCAAAGGGGTGATGGTGAGCCACGGCAGCCTGATGACAAATACGAGAGTGTTCGAGGAGGGCATGTCGATCAATGCAAACGACATATTCGTGAGCTGGTTGCCGCTGTATCACGATATGGGTCTGATCGGCGGCTTGCTGCAACCCATCCATCGGGGCATTCCTGTCGTGCTGATGACGCCCCGATTTTTTATCGAACGACCGGTACGATGGTTGAAAGCCATTTCGCACTACCGTGCGACGGTGAGTGGCGCGCCCAATTTTGCGTTTCAACTCTGTGCGGACCGGGTAAGCGATGCTCAGCTACAAGAGCTCGATTTGTCGAGCTGGCGTGTCGCCTTTTCGGGTGCCGAACCGGTACGCCGGGAAACGATGAAAGCATTTATCGAACGCTTCGCACCGGCAGGATTTCCACCTGGCACAATTTATCCCTGTTACGGCCTGGCCGAAGCAACGCTTTTTGTCACCGGTGGGACGCGTGGAGACGGCATGGAGGCACATTGCTTCTCTACCCAGCTGCTCGCGCAAGGCAAGGTCGAAGTGGCGGAGCAGGGAACCTCTCTGGTAGCTTGCGGTGTGCCGGCTTCCGGTCATACGGTGAGGGTTGTAGATCCGGAAACAGGTGTCCAATTGCCCGATGGTACGATCGGAGAGATCTGGACGGATGGTGCCAGTCTGGCTTGCGGCTACTGGCGAAAACCAGAGGAGACAGCCGAAACTTTTGTTTCCCGCGAGGGGGGACGTTGGCTCCGCACCGGAGACCTTGGCTTCATACATGATGGACAGTTATACATTGCAGGAAGGCGCAAGGATCTCATCATCATAAGGGGGCAGAACGTCTACCCGCAGGACCTCGAGCAAGTGATCGAGGATGAAGTGGAGGCCGCCCGGAAGGGAAGGGTGGCCGCGTTTTCGGTAGAAACCGAAAACGGGGAAGGAATCGGCATGGCCGTGGAGATATCCCGCGGCATGCAGAAGCTTATCGCCGTTGAAACTCTGGTGCAGGCGTTGAGTGAGGCCGTGAGCGGAAGCTGCCATGAGCCGCTCTCGGTGGTGGTACTACTGAATCCGGGAGGATTGCCCAAGACTTCCAGCGGAAAATTGCAGCGCGCAGCCTGCCGCCAAGGCTGGCGCGAGCGCACCCTGGACGCATATGCCGTCTATGAGTTTGGCAATTTCGTGCTGGGCGGCAGCGTTCGGCCCGTACTCACGCTGACGGATGACGTCGAAATTTCGCTCGCGGGCCTCTGGGAAACCGTGTTGAATCGCCGTGGGTTGGGGCGCGAGGATCATTTTTTTGCCAGCGGCGGAAGCTCACTCTCGGCAGTTCAGGCTGTGGCGCGTATTGCTGAGCATTGGCAGATCGATTTCACGCTCCGCAGCCTGTTCGAGAATCCAAAGTTGCGCGAGTGCGCAGAGGAAATCAAGCGCGTACTGTCGGTTGGCACTCCCAGACGCACTGCCAGCATCCGCATTCTTTCCACCGCAAGGAGGATTGGAGCAGCCGATGCGGCACCGCTCTCCTTTGGTCAACAGCGTCTCTGGTTCCTTTGGCAACTGGACCGGACATCCACCGCCTATCACATCAAGCAGGCGTTGCGATTGTCAGGCTCCCTGGATGCCCAGGCGTTGCAGGCCAGCCTTGATGGGCTGGCCGCGCGCCACGAATCCTTGCGTACCGTTTTCCGGACAGGAGCGGAAGGTTCCGCGGAGCAGGTGATCCAACCGGCAGTGCGGTTGCATATTCCACACATCCATCTGGACGACACTCCCGCCTTTGTGCGTGAAGCGTATGCGAAAGAGGAGGCCGACCGGATCATTTCGGATCCCTTCGATCTGACACAGGGCCCGTTGCTGCGAGTAGTCCTGATCCGGCTGACGCAGGATGAGCACATCCTGGTTATGGCCATGCATCACATCATCTCCGATGGTGCCTCGATGCAGGTGTTGCTTGACGAGCTCGCCATCGGGTATATGGCTCATGCCCAAGGGCAGTTGCCGCAGTTCGACCCGTTACCCATCCGCTACGCGGACTATGCCGAGTGGCAGCGCAACTGGCTGGAAGCAGGCGAGAAAGACAGGCAACTGGCCTACTGGCGTGATTGCCTGGGCACCGAACATCCGGTATTGGAATTGCCGGCCGATCATCCGCGGCGGCCTGTGGCAAATTATCAGGCGGCACATCATTCTTTCGACCTGCCGCCGGATGTGCTGAGCAGGCTGCGAAGCCTTGCCCAACGCCCGGATAACCGCAGTGCGACCCTTTTCATGGCGCTGATGGCGGGTTTTCAAGCTTTGCTCTATCGCCTCACGGGACAAAAGGATATTCGTGTCGGCGTGCCGGTCGCCAATCGCAACCGGACTGAAACCAGAGGCATCGTCGGTTTTTTCGTGAATACCCAGGTACTGCGCGGGAAGATCGACAGCCGCATGGCTTTGTCAACCCTGCTCGCGCAGGTCAGGGAGGCGGCAATCGACGCCCAGGCACACCAGGATTTGCCCTTCGAGCAGTTGGTTGAGGCATTGCAGCCGGAGAGAAGCCTGAGCCGGACGCCGCTGTTCCAGGTGACCCTTAATCATCTGGTAAGCGACCGACGCAAGCTCGATCAAATCAAGGAGCTGAAGATCGTTGACTATCCGTTGGGCGAGCAGGCTGCACAGTTCGAGCTGACGCTGGAAACGATCGAATCACCCGATGGAAACGTGCGTGCAAGCTTCATCTATGCGTCAGAGCTCTTCGATATCCGCACGATCGAGCGCCTCGGACGCCAGTATGTGGCTCTGTTGCGGGCACTGGCCGGGCAGCCGGAAATAACCATCGGCGATGTGCCTCTGTTGAGCGAGAGCGATATGGCGCAGCTCGGAGCATGGGGAGCATGGGGGGCGAATGCTGGAGCGCACCTTTCAGGTAGCGCGGTGTTCGATCGATCTGCTCATCCAGCCGCCCATGAAGCTGCCCGTCATGCGGCCCATGAACCTGTACATCGGCGCATAGAGCGCCAGGCGGAAGAACGCCCGAACGTCTGCGCCCTGATTTTCAACGATACCGAAATAACCTACCAGGAGCTGAACTGTCGCTCAAACCGGCTCGCACACCATTTAATCGCTCTGGGAGTCAAAGCGGAAGTAAAGGTTGGCATTACGGTAGAACGTTCCATCGAGATGATCGTCGGCCTGCTGGGCATTCTCAAGGCAGGAGGAGCATATGTACCGCTCGATCCCGACTATCCGCGCGAACGCCTCGACTATCTGGTTGAGGATAGCGGCATCCGGTTGCTGTTGACGCAATCCCCTCTCAGGAACCGTATCCCCGATTCGGAAAAGCTTTCGGTGCTGGAACTGGATAGCGTCGACGTGAAGGGGGTAGCAGAGACCAACCCGGAGATTGCGTTACATCCCGACAATCTCGCTTATGTCATCTATACATCCGGATCGACCGGCAGACCGAAAGGAGTAGGAGTAAGCCATGGTCCCCTGGCAATGCATCTGGCAGCGATCAGGGAAATCTACGACGTACGTCCTGGCGATCGCGAACTCATGTTTTTCTCGATGAATTTCGATGCGGCTGCGGAACAGTGGATCACGCCCTTGTGCGAAGGTGGGACGCTTGTCCTTTCATCGACACGGGATCTTGCTGGCGACGGTTTCGTCGATCAGATCGGAAAGCACAGCATCACCACGCTGCACTTGCCGCCCGCTTATCTACGGATGCTGCTTCCCTTGATGCAGGACGGTGCCCCGTCGGTACGCACTTGCATAGCCGGCGGCGAAGCATGGTTTGCAGCCGACCTGGCCGCAACGCAGGCGGCTCTTCCGCAAGCCCGGCTGGTCAACGCGTACGGGCCTACCGAAACGGTCATCACTCCAGCCGCCTGGGTAGCCCATGCGTCTGAAACCGCTGAGGTTCGTATTCTCCACGAGTTCGCGCCCATCGGCCGTGCCGTTGGAGATCGCAAGTTGTACGTACTCGATGAGGACTTGAATATCATGCCTCCCGGCTGTGCCGGAGAACTCTATATCGGTGGGACAGGACTTGCCCGCGGATACCTTGATCGTCCCGGTCTCACCGCAGACCGCTTCGTTGCCGATCCTTTCGCACCGGATGGGAGCCGCCTTTACCGCACGGGGGATCGCGTGCGCTGGCGCAATGAGGACAATGGCGGCCAACTCGAATACTTGGGCCGACTCGATCACCAGGTCAAGCTTCGCGGCTTTCGGGTTGAACTGGGCGAAATCGAGGGGCAGTTGCTGGCCCAGCCCGGAGTTCGCGAGGCGGCGGTAGTGGCAAAGGAAAGCCGCAATGGAACGCGTCTCATCGCCTACGTCGCCGCGCATCACGGCGTAACACTCAATGCATCCATGCTCAAGACTGCCCTGGCTGCTGTGCTTCCGGATTACATGCTGCCTGGTTCGTTTGTGCTGCTCGATAGTCTGCCGCTCAACCCCAATGGCAAGGTCGATCGCCAGGCGTTGCCCTTGCCCCTGGCGGAGCAGATCGATGAGGCGGCCTATCAGACGCCCGTCAATGCCGTGGAAACGATGATTTCGGAGATCTGGGCGGAAGTCCTGGAGCTACCCCGAGTGGGGCTGCACAACAATTTTTTCGATCTGGGCGGGCATTCGCTGCTGCTCATCAAGGTGCAATGCAAACTGGAAGAGCGGTTGAAAACACGCATCGCCATCATCGATCTTTTCAGATATACCACCGTCGCGAGCCTGGCCAAATTTCTCGGCCAGGAGGACAGGCAGGCGGATAAGGGGCGTCTGCCCTTGCAGCGCCATCAGGAACGGGCGCAGCGGCAGAGAGCGACGTTCATACAACGCAGGCAGAGAGCAGGGAGGACGCATTAA
- a CDS encoding 4'-phosphopantetheinyl transferase family protein: MYSIRYPLRSPIRRLPLSERIPDGMEVWLLELDVGLSVPDAELALLSAEERAHAQRFRRQEDRVRSVATRAALRRLVGARLMLPPDQLRFVVNPYGKPRLEGEPEIEFNVSHAGCCALIALSTSGPVGVDIECEERVLNAKNLEELAAYVFSPLERHLALQTSKDFIQHWVAKESVLKALGLGISEHLQSVSILPRDDEAYQIAHDSPEWPEIQAWRLPVSDGYAAALAFQTHDRASTQGKSREVSRQTSWLPLSSLEPCQDRGASPQACDHSVRQIDHA, encoded by the coding sequence ATGTATTCCATAAGGTATCCACTAAGGTCTCCCATAAGGCGCTTGCCGCTGTCCGAGCGCATTCCGGATGGCATGGAAGTGTGGTTGCTCGAGCTTGATGTTGGGCTCTCGGTGCCGGATGCCGAACTGGCGTTGTTATCTGCAGAAGAGCGTGCGCATGCGCAACGGTTTCGGCGGCAAGAAGACCGTGTGCGGTCCGTCGCAACCCGTGCCGCGCTGCGGCGACTTGTCGGAGCGCGGTTGATGTTGCCGCCCGACCAGCTGCGCTTCGTGGTCAATCCATATGGCAAGCCGCGGCTGGAAGGTGAGCCAGAGATCGAGTTCAATGTTTCTCATGCCGGTTGTTGCGCCCTGATTGCTCTTTCGACCAGCGGACCGGTCGGCGTCGATATCGAATGCGAAGAGCGCGTCCTCAATGCTAAAAACCTCGAGGAGCTCGCGGCCTACGTCTTTTCTCCATTGGAGCGCCACCTTGCGTTGCAGACCTCCAAAGATTTCATCCAGCACTGGGTAGCGAAGGAATCCGTGCTGAAAGCCTTGGGATTGGGCATCTCCGAACACCTGCAATCCGTGTCCATTCTGCCCCGGGACGACGAGGCTTACCAGATTGCGCATGATTCCCCGGAGTGGCCGGAAATACAAGCCTGGCGCCTTCCGGTATCCGATGGCTATGCAGCGGCTCTCGCATTCCAGACTCATGACCGGGCTTCAACCCAAGGGAAAAGCCGGGAAGTGTCTCGACAGACATCCTGGCTTCCCCTGTCAAGCCTGGAGCCCTGCCAAGATCGGGGTGCATCTCCGCAGGCTTGCGATCATTCCGTTCGCCAGATAGATCACGCCTGA
- a CDS encoding thioesterase II family protein, which produces MSPILTLFALPCAGASSVMYLRWRRRLPSWVQVEPVELPGRGGRLDEMFAKSFPSLVERLTDEIEACPPRRYAFFGHSMGALLAFGIAHSLRKRERPLPLALFVSGCAAPSRQDWRRYADKNADASLIADLRKQKGTPEEVFESPELLSLTLSLLRADYRICASFRHTQSLPLPLPIHVFGGRGDEIHESKLEAWQSETTEELSLDLFEGGHFFLRQHEEAFLPVLVQRMALYRPEVYQEAHREPADMSLCIP; this is translated from the coding sequence ATGTCCCCGATCCTGACACTTTTCGCGCTGCCATGCGCAGGCGCGAGCTCGGTCATGTATCTGCGCTGGCGGCGCAGATTGCCTTCCTGGGTGCAAGTGGAACCGGTCGAGCTGCCGGGTCGTGGAGGCCGCCTGGATGAAATGTTCGCGAAAAGCTTCCCTTCACTGGTCGAGCGCCTAACGGATGAGATCGAGGCGTGCCCGCCCCGTCGATACGCATTCTTCGGGCACAGCATGGGAGCGCTGCTCGCTTTCGGAATTGCCCATTCCTTGCGCAAGAGAGAAAGACCCTTGCCTCTTGCCCTGTTTGTGTCGGGCTGTGCCGCACCCTCCCGGCAGGACTGGCGGCGTTATGCGGACAAGAATGCCGACGCGTCGCTCATTGCTGATCTGCGCAAGCAGAAAGGGACACCGGAAGAGGTGTTCGAGAGCCCGGAGTTGTTGTCCCTGACGCTCAGCCTGCTGCGTGCGGACTACCGCATCTGCGCGAGCTTTCGCCACACGCAATCCTTGCCTTTGCCGCTGCCGATTCATGTTTTTGGGGGCCGGGGCGATGAAATTCATGAGTCGAAACTGGAAGCATGGCAATCCGAAACTACAGAAGAGTTGTCACTGGATCTGTTTGAAGGAGGGCATTTCTTTCTCCGTCAGCACGAAGAGGCCTTTCTTCCCGTGCTCGTCCAGAGAATGGCTCTATACCGTCCAGAGGTATATCAGGAAGCACATCGAGAACCTGCTGATATGTCCCTATGTATTCCATAA
- a CDS encoding MbtH family protein, protein MTSCFDREDGTFRVLVNHEEQYSIWPEWKAIPGGWRDTGVLGDKKTCLEHVEKVWTDMRPLSLRRFMDEQCPAEAR, encoded by the coding sequence ATGACAAGTTGCTTCGACCGCGAAGACGGGACATTTCGCGTGCTGGTCAATCATGAAGAGCAGTACTCCATCTGGCCGGAGTGGAAAGCCATTCCGGGAGGATGGCGGGACACCGGAGTGCTGGGAGACAAGAAAACCTGCCTGGAACATGTAGAGAAAGTCTGGACGGATATGCGCCCCCTCAGCCTGCGGCGCTTCATGGACGAACAATGTCCCGCTGAAGCCAGGTGA
- a CDS encoding IS30 family transposase, translating into MASVYGGMTDERKACIWRLWQQGVAMSVIARDIAKPPATVYSYLLYHGGIKPRQRSRRSGCLSLKEREMISRGLASCKSLRRISQELGRAASTISREIARNGGPEKYRACHAEKAFLKRSRRPKPTLLSQDEELRGVVTALLEADWSPEQITGWLKRHSSDGKAMCVSHETIYKSLFIQTRGVLRQELKKHLRTKRMFRHAKSHRVAGRGHITDAISIRERPAQVEDRALPGHWEGDLLIGSSNSGIATMVERYSRFTVLCKVQDKRAESVVQSLITQMRMLPEQLRKSLTWDRGQELAAHKRFTMATNMAVYFCDPSSPWQRGTNENTNGLLRQYFPKGTSLAPYTQCQLNEVAEKPNSRPRKTLDFRTPAQVLNEALH; encoded by the coding sequence ATGGCTAGCGTATATGGTGGCATGACTGATGAACGCAAAGCGTGTATTTGGCGGTTATGGCAGCAAGGGGTTGCTATGAGTGTAATTGCTAGAGATATTGCAAAGCCGCCTGCGACGGTATATTCGTATCTTCTCTACCATGGAGGCATAAAGCCGAGGCAACGATCTCGTCGATCTGGTTGCCTGTCGCTGAAGGAACGTGAAATGATTTCTCGTGGATTGGCTAGTTGCAAAAGCCTGCGCAGGATTAGCCAGGAACTTGGTCGGGCTGCCTCTACGATATCAAGAGAAATTGCCCGCAATGGCGGACCTGAAAAATATCGGGCATGCCATGCCGAGAAAGCTTTTCTCAAGCGCAGTCGACGCCCCAAGCCCACATTGCTTTCCCAGGATGAGGAGCTAAGAGGCGTGGTAACAGCACTGCTGGAGGCTGATTGGTCGCCAGAACAGATAACCGGATGGCTCAAGCGACACTCTTCTGACGGAAAAGCGATGTGTGTATCGCATGAGACGATCTACAAATCCCTGTTCATTCAAACTCGTGGCGTACTACGCCAGGAACTGAAGAAGCACTTGCGCACCAAAAGAATGTTTCGTCACGCCAAGTCCCACCGGGTTGCAGGCAGAGGACACATTACCGATGCGATTTCTATTCGAGAGCGCCCTGCACAGGTGGAAGACAGGGCCCTGCCGGGGCATTGGGAAGGAGACCTGCTTATAGGCTCGAGTAATAGTGGCATTGCTACGATGGTCGAGAGATACTCCAGATTCACCGTGCTTTGCAAAGTGCAGGACAAGCGCGCTGAAAGTGTTGTTCAGTCCTTGATAACCCAGATGCGCATGCTTCCTGAGCAACTGCGTAAGAGCCTGACATGGGATAGAGGCCAGGAACTTGCCGCACACAAGCGATTTACCATGGCCACCAATATGGCCGTCTATTTCTGCGATCCGAGCAGCCCATGGCAAAGGGGAACCAATGAGAATACCAATGGCCTGCTAAGACAATACTTTCCAAAAGGAACGAGTTTGGCGCCATACACACAGTGTCAACTGAATGAGGTCGCCGAAAAACCAAACTCTCGCCCGAGGAAAACCTTGGATTTTAGAACACCCGCCCAAGTACTGAATGAAGCGTTGCACTGA
- a CDS encoding FecR/PupR family sigma factor regulator yields the protein MANSEDQDSDQVWHTAVEWVIREHESLSPIEREELIGWLSMNLAHRKAYDEASRLWLITGLVPPFEPPAED from the coding sequence GTGGCGAATTCAGAGGACCAGGATTCGGATCAGGTGTGGCATACAGCAGTCGAGTGGGTGATACGTGAGCACGAGTCACTCAGCCCCATTGAACGGGAAGAGCTGATCGGTTGGCTAAGCATGAACCTTGCCCATAGAAAGGCCTACGATGAGGCTTCCCGCCTCTGGCTCATCACCGGTCTTGTTCCACCCTTTGAACCCCCTGCCGAGGATTGA
- a CDS encoding RNA polymerase factor sigma-70, with amino-acid sequence MIVEEQVELSEVFMAHRSQLRWAALKILGNPERAEDVVQDAYLKVSEAAAVFHVKQPVAYLFQMVRNLAIDHHRRISFELNLFEGEDNGLHVPSHIGMPEATVISREHLKLVAKAISELPERTRRAFELHRLEGQTHRAIAAELAISTSLVNILIHEALDHCRAALQST; translated from the coding sequence ATGATTGTCGAAGAGCAGGTTGAACTGAGCGAAGTCTTCATGGCTCATCGGTCCCAGTTGCGCTGGGCGGCGCTCAAGATTCTCGGTAATCCCGAGCGGGCGGAGGATGTGGTGCAGGATGCATATCTCAAAGTATCGGAAGCAGCGGCAGTATTCCACGTCAAGCAGCCCGTCGCATACCTGTTCCAGATGGTTCGCAATCTTGCCATCGATCATCATCGGCGCATTTCATTCGAATTGAATCTTTTCGAGGGCGAAGACAACGGGCTGCATGTGCCCTCCCATATTGGCATGCCCGAAGCCACGGTCATCAGCCGCGAGCATCTGAAACTGGTTGCAAAAGCAATATCGGAACTTCCGGAGCGGACGAGGCGCGCTTTTGAACTTCATCGTCTGGAAGGGCAGACGCACCGTGCCATCGCTGCCGAACTGGCTATTTCGACTTCCCTAGTGAATATCCTGATCCACGAGGCACTAGACCACTGCCGCGCCGCTCTCCAATCCACCTAG
- a CDS encoding efflux transporter outer membrane subunit, translated as MARIFAIIIVSISLAGIGGCKTSPLRNPGDAGAAIPARWTADKGTPQPTPENWVETFGDPNLSAVVNSALADNYQLKAAAARVKAAVAQARIDGASRWPQLLFAPDYQYAQIREEGFGSARFSVFETLFSLSWELDVWGRISDFQQAAIREANATATDFQGARLSLAARVAQSYFELAEARLQAAVAERSVKDRSVIVDLVRGRFARGLTKALDVRLALTDLANAEAELTQARNQVQIVARRLQVLLGRYPEAVLRATAELPELPPDMPAGLPSELLERRPDLVSAYDRLLAADSRLQSTRKLLLPRVALTAAGGMRSQALTELVDPRALAWNVLIGLAQPVFTGGRIRGQIELDKAQTEQALNLYKDTALNAFREVEQALAADEWLRKEEKALRSAVEQTEASRKLAVYSYQHGYIEILTLLDSYRSTLTAQSAHLSVRRQLLSNRINLYLALGGSICEAC; from the coding sequence ATGGCCAGAATATTTGCGATAATAATTGTTTCGATTTCCCTCGCCGGAATTGGCGGTTGCAAAACATCTCCACTGAGAAATCCTGGAGATGCAGGCGCAGCAATCCCAGCCAGATGGACAGCGGATAAAGGGACTCCACAACCCACCCCGGAAAACTGGGTAGAAACTTTTGGCGACCCTAATCTGAGCGCCGTGGTTAACAGCGCCCTGGCGGATAATTATCAACTGAAGGCTGCGGCGGCGCGGGTAAAAGCTGCGGTGGCCCAGGCGCGCATAGACGGTGCAAGCCGATGGCCGCAACTGCTCTTTGCCCCGGATTACCAATATGCGCAAATCCGCGAGGAGGGATTCGGCTCAGCTCGCTTCAGTGTGTTTGAAACATTGTTCAGCCTGAGCTGGGAGCTGGATGTGTGGGGACGGATAAGCGACTTCCAGCAGGCAGCAATAAGAGAAGCGAATGCGACCGCAACCGATTTTCAAGGGGCGCGCCTGTCTCTGGCCGCACGGGTGGCGCAGAGTTATTTTGAGCTTGCCGAAGCCAGACTGCAAGCAGCAGTGGCGGAGCGATCGGTAAAGGATCGCAGCGTTATTGTCGACCTGGTGCGGGGGCGCTTCGCCCGGGGTTTGACGAAAGCGCTGGATGTGCGCCTGGCCCTCACCGACCTTGCCAACGCGGAGGCCGAGCTTACCCAGGCGCGCAACCAAGTTCAGATCGTGGCACGCCGACTGCAAGTGCTGCTTGGGCGCTATCCGGAAGCTGTGCTGAGGGCGACTGCGGAACTGCCTGAACTTCCACCCGATATGCCAGCGGGGTTGCCCTCGGAATTGCTGGAAAGACGGCCGGATCTCGTCTCTGCCTATGATCGTTTACTGGCTGCCGACTCCCGTCTGCAAAGCACGAGAAAATTACTGCTGCCGCGAGTTGCCCTGACTGCAGCGGGAGGAATGCGCAGCCAGGCACTGACCGAATTGGTGGATCCCAGGGCTCTCGCATGGAACGTGCTCATCGGGTTGGCGCAACCGGTATTCACGGGCGGGCGCATCCGCGGCCAGATCGAACTTGACAAGGCACAGACCGAGCAGGCCCTTAATCTGTACAAGGACACGGCACTCAATGCTTTCCGGGAAGTGGAGCAGGCGCTGGCAGCCGACGAATGGCTACGGAAGGAAGAAAAAGCCTTGAGAAGTGCGGTTGAGCAAACCGAAGCAAGCCGAAAACTGGCAGTCTATTCCTATCAACATGGGTATATCGAAATTCTTACCCTGCTGGATAGCTACCGCAGCACCCTCACTGCCCAGAGTGCGCATCTTTCCGTCAGGCGCCAGCTTCTGAGCAATCGAATCAATCTTTACCTGGCATTAGGAGGCAGCATTTGCGAGGCGTGCTGA